One Prevotella intermedia ATCC 25611 = DSM 20706 DNA window includes the following coding sequences:
- a CDS encoding glycosyltransferase family 2 protein has product MITFSVITITYNAADVLQPTLDSVLMQDFPTVEHIIVDGASTDNTVTIAEAYKEMSDSAENEHIVRIYSEPDKGLYDAMNKGLVRAKGDYVVFLNAGDRFPTADTLEKVALAAEVGDGEERPAVVYGNTDIIDEKGNFLYHRRLQPPEKLTWRSFRDGMLVCHQAFYARLDIARKTPFDTHYRYSADVDWCIKIMREGERKGLLLRNVHAVIANYMEEGQTTLHHRTSLRERFQVMCKHYGVFPTLAKHIWFVVRKLIKQ; this is encoded by the coding sequence ATGATAACATTCTCAGTAATCACCATTACCTATAACGCAGCCGATGTGTTGCAGCCTACGTTAGACAGTGTGCTGATGCAGGATTTCCCCACGGTGGAACACATTATCGTGGACGGTGCCTCGACAGACAATACTGTAACGATAGCTGAAGCCTATAAAGAAATGTCGGACAGTGCAGAAAACGAACATATCGTTCGTATATACAGCGAGCCCGACAAAGGACTTTACGACGCTATGAATAAAGGTTTGGTGCGCGCAAAGGGCGATTATGTGGTGTTTCTGAATGCTGGCGACCGCTTTCCGACGGCTGATACACTCGAGAAAGTAGCATTGGCAGCCGAAGTAGGCGACGGCGAAGAACGCCCTGCAGTGGTATATGGCAATACTGATATCATAGACGAAAAGGGCAATTTCCTGTATCATCGCAGGCTGCAACCGCCCGAAAAGCTTACTTGGCGTTCGTTTCGCGACGGTATGTTGGTATGCCATCAAGCCTTTTATGCTCGCTTGGATATTGCACGGAAAACACCTTTCGACACGCACTACCGTTATTCTGCCGACGTGGATTGGTGCATAAAGATAATGCGTGAGGGCGAACGGAAGGGACTGTTGCTTAGAAACGTGCACGCCGTAATAGCCAACTATATGGAAGAAGGGCAAACTACGCTGCACCACCGTACATCGCTTCGCGAGCGTTTTCAGGTAATGTGCAAGCACTATGGCGTATTCCCTACCCTTGCAAAGCACATTTGGTTTGTAGTAAGAAAGCTCATAAAACAGTAA
- a CDS encoding glycosyltransferase family 4 protein — translation MKVLIVNTSERTGGAAVAANRLKDALNNNGIEANMLVRDKLSDDTTVFTIKNGWRTQWNKLWERWCIFWHLRFSKRNLFAIDIANAGTDITQLQAFKDADVVHLAWINQGMLSLKGIEKILKTGKPLVWTMHDIWPATAVCHITLDCRQFETQCKDCRLLPSGIRKSLAQRTWKRKEAIEGRSHIIYITCSKWLQGEAKRSALIGQNPIECIPNPIDTNIFCKADKTEARRKLGLPTDKRLILFASQRVTNQNKGMGYLVDACRKMVEQHPETLANTAVVVLGGHAEDLRENFDLPMFPLGYVSDTQQIVDVYNAIDVFVLPSLSDNLPNTIMEAMACGVPCVGFEVGGIPEMIDHERNGYVVRMKDSADLAYGINWVLNVADYGKLSANAVEKVKLCYSQTRVATQYIDIYKRAVAYSKNK, via the coding sequence ATGAAAGTACTGATTGTAAATACAAGTGAACGGACGGGAGGTGCCGCTGTGGCTGCAAACCGTTTGAAAGATGCGCTGAACAACAACGGAATTGAAGCAAATATGCTTGTTCGCGACAAGTTAAGCGACGACACGACTGTGTTTACAATAAAGAATGGGTGGCGCACACAATGGAATAAGCTGTGGGAACGATGGTGCATATTCTGGCACTTACGCTTCTCCAAGCGCAATCTGTTTGCTATCGACATTGCCAATGCAGGTACCGACATAACGCAGTTGCAGGCATTTAAAGATGCCGACGTTGTTCATTTGGCATGGATAAACCAAGGTATGCTGTCGCTCAAAGGTATTGAAAAGATACTGAAAACAGGCAAACCGCTCGTGTGGACAATGCACGATATATGGCCCGCTACGGCTGTTTGCCACATTACGTTAGACTGTCGGCAGTTTGAAACCCAATGCAAAGACTGCCGTCTGCTGCCCTCAGGCATAAGAAAAAGCCTTGCACAGAGGACGTGGAAGCGCAAGGAAGCGATAGAAGGGCGTTCACATATTATATATATAACGTGCAGCAAGTGGCTGCAAGGCGAAGCAAAGCGGAGCGCATTGATAGGTCAGAACCCGATAGAATGTATTCCGAACCCGATAGATACAAACATTTTCTGCAAGGCAGACAAGACTGAAGCCCGCAGAAAACTGGGTTTGCCAACCGATAAACGCTTGATACTTTTTGCATCTCAACGGGTTACAAACCAGAATAAAGGTATGGGTTACTTGGTTGATGCGTGCCGAAAAATGGTGGAACAGCACCCCGAAACGTTAGCAAACACGGCAGTTGTAGTGCTCGGCGGACACGCTGAAGACCTGCGAGAGAACTTCGACTTGCCGATGTTTCCATTAGGATATGTGAGCGATACGCAGCAGATAGTGGACGTTTACAATGCCATTGACGTGTTTGTATTGCCATCGCTGTCAGACAATCTGCCCAACACCATTATGGAAGCAATGGCTTGTGGCGTGCCGTGTGTGGGCTTTGAGGTGGGCGGTATTCCCGAAATGATAGACCACGAGCGCAATGGCTATGTCGTGAGAATGAAAGACTCGGCTGATTTGGCATACGGAATCAACTGGGTGTTGAACGTTGCCGACTACGGAAAGCTGTCTGCCAATGCTGTAGAAAAGGTGAAACTGTGCTATTCGCAAACGCGTGTAGCTACGCAATATATAGATATTTACAAGAGAGCAGTTGCTTATTCAAAGAACAAATAA